A region of Arabidopsis thaliana chromosome 5, partial sequence DNA encodes the following proteins:
- a CDS encoding exonuclease V-like protein (FUNCTIONS IN: molecular_function unknown; INVOLVED IN: biological_process unknown; LOCATED IN: chloroplast; CONTAINS InterPro DOMAIN/s: Defects-in-morphology protein 1-like, mitochondrial (InterPro:IPR019190); BEST Arabidopsis thaliana protein match is: unknown protein (TAIR:AT3G57110.1); Has 1807 Blast hits to 1807 proteins in 277 species: Archae - 0; Bacteria - 0; Metazoa - 736; Fungi - 347; Plants - 385; Viruses - 0; Other Eukaryotes - 339 (source: NCBI BLink).) — protein sequence MAESPSESTSDSLSTTTSTKPAQSGTVSISSPQSHHVVFPEIPIEIVSEEEMAILDAALAASRSILPSVIRSVSPSRITAGGSPKTIRSITLFSKRKLSACSDIEESYLHRFRRNQALGVTDLTGTEWCEKQMENVLCFGRRKVNKAMKVGQARHLQLEEEVVKKVRVKVESNEDKWALKLLNSIAGVNQFLFEGRTRELLLLGFVGGQWIVGIIDELRKAYAEESSDSGPILIDTKTRLRDTLPAEPQRRNGRLQLMLYKLLWDTIVKEGFPTGPFFDYFSLNRNYVLSQDVRDHIANAGIKAQTLEEIVRYYENTFQMLPIANNQLLLKYEFQKDQSIIAEIRFNHDHEWVMSKYREVIEFWRNEREAGYTPEEERWKCRYCQFAKSCPGNPSFESPSTSSPTREAPPLPS from the exons ATGGCCGAGTCACCCTCCGAGTCAACCTCCGACTCGCTTAGCACCACCACATCCACTAAGCCCGCTCAATCCGGGACTGTTTCTATTTCAAGCCCTCAAAGTCACCATGTCGTCTTCCCCGAGATCCCAATCGAGATCGtcagtgaagaagaaatggcTATTCTCGATGCAGCTCTTGCAGCCTCCCGCTCCATCCTCCCTTCCGTGATCCGTTCTGTTTCTCCGTCACGGATAACCGCCGGCGGAAGTCCCAAAACAATCCGCTCAATTACTCTCTTCTCCAAGAGGAAATTATCGGCTTGTTCAGATATCGAAGAGTCTTATCTACATCGATTTAGGAGAAATCAAGCTTTAGGTGTCACAGATCTCACCGGAACT GAATGGTGTGAGAAACAAATGGAGaatgttctttgttttggcAGGAGAAAAGTCAATAAAGCTATGAAAGTTGGTCAGGCTCGTCATTTGCAGCTTGAAGAAGAG GTAGTTAAAAAAGTGAGAGTAAAAGTTGAATCAAATGAAGATAAGTGGGCATTGAAGCTGTTGAATTCCATTGCTGGTGTTAATCAGTTCTTGTTTGAAGGACGAACTCGTGAATTGCTACT CTTAGGATTTGTTGGAGGTCAATGGATTGTGGGAATTATTGACGAGCTTAGAAAGGCGTATGCAGAAGAGTCTTCTGATAGCGGACCAATATTGATAGATACAAAGACTCGACTCCGTGATACACTTCCAGCTGAGCCACAGAGGAGGAATGGAAG GCTTCAGCTAATGCTTTACAAGCTTCTATGGGACACTATTGTGAAAGAAGGGTTTCCAACGGGACCTTTTTTCGACTACTTTTCTTTGAATCGCAATTATGTCTTATCCCAAGATGTCAGAGATCACATTGCTAATGCAGGTATCAAAGCTCAG ACACTTGAAGAGATAGTTAGGTACTATGAAAACACTTTTCAGATGCTTCCGATAGCAAATAATCAACTATTACTAAA GTACGAGTTTCAGAAGGACCAATCTATAATAGCTGAAATTAGATTCAACCATGATCATGAATGGGTGATGAGCAAATATAGAGAAGTCATTGAGTTCTGGAGAAATGAACGAGAAGCTGGGTACACTCCTGAAGAAGAACGTTGGAAATGTCGGTATTGCCAATTTGCTAAGTCTTGCCCTGGAAACCCGAGTTTCGAATCTCCTAGCACAAGCTCACCAACAAGAGAGGCTCCTCCTTTACCAAGctaa
- a CDS encoding exonuclease V-like protein, which yields MAESPSESTSDSLSTTTSTKPAQSGTVSISSPQSHHVVFPEIPIEIVSEEEMAILDAALAASRSILPSVIRSVSPSRITAGGSPKTIRSITLFSKRKLSACSDIEESYLHRFRRNQALGVTDLTGTEWCEKQMENVLCFGRRKVNKAMKVGQARHLQLEEEVVKKVRVKVESNEDKWALKLLNSIAGVNQFLFEGRTRELLLLGFVGGQWIVGIIDELRKAYAEESSDSGPILIDTKTRLRDTLPAEPQRRNGRLQLMLYKLLWDTIVKEGFPTGPFFDYFSLNRNYVLSQDVRDHIANAGIKAQVYLSLTLYNISFTKPKFMCL from the exons ATGGCCGAGTCACCCTCCGAGTCAACCTCCGACTCGCTTAGCACCACCACATCCACTAAGCCCGCTCAATCCGGGACTGTTTCTATTTCAAGCCCTCAAAGTCACCATGTCGTCTTCCCCGAGATCCCAATCGAGATCGtcagtgaagaagaaatggcTATTCTCGATGCAGCTCTTGCAGCCTCCCGCTCCATCCTCCCTTCCGTGATCCGTTCTGTTTCTCCGTCACGGATAACCGCCGGCGGAAGTCCCAAAACAATCCGCTCAATTACTCTCTTCTCCAAGAGGAAATTATCGGCTTGTTCAGATATCGAAGAGTCTTATCTACATCGATTTAGGAGAAATCAAGCTTTAGGTGTCACAGATCTCACCGGAACT GAATGGTGTGAGAAACAAATGGAGaatgttctttgttttggcAGGAGAAAAGTCAATAAAGCTATGAAAGTTGGTCAGGCTCGTCATTTGCAGCTTGAAGAAGAG GTAGTTAAAAAAGTGAGAGTAAAAGTTGAATCAAATGAAGATAAGTGGGCATTGAAGCTGTTGAATTCCATTGCTGGTGTTAATCAGTTCTTGTTTGAAGGACGAACTCGTGAATTGCTACT CTTAGGATTTGTTGGAGGTCAATGGATTGTGGGAATTATTGACGAGCTTAGAAAGGCGTATGCAGAAGAGTCTTCTGATAGCGGACCAATATTGATAGATACAAAGACTCGACTCCGTGATACACTTCCAGCTGAGCCACAGAGGAGGAATGGAAG GCTTCAGCTAATGCTTTACAAGCTTCTATGGGACACTATTGTGAAAGAAGGGTTTCCAACGGGACCTTTTTTCGACTACTTTTCTTTGAATCGCAATTATGTCTTATCCCAAGATGTCAGAGATCACATTGCTAATGCAGGTATCAAAGCTCAGGTATACTTATCTTTGACTCTGTACAATATATCTTTCACTAAACCAAAGTTTATGTGTTTATGA
- a CDS encoding transmembrane protein, putative (DUF239) (Protein of Unknown Function (DUF239); INVOLVED IN: biological_process unknown; LOCATED IN: endomembrane system; CONTAINS InterPro DOMAIN/s: Protein of unknown function DUF239, plant (InterPro:IPR004314); BEST Arabidopsis thaliana protein match is: Protein of Unknown Function (DUF239) (TAIR:AT5G25410.1); Has 1807 Blast hits to 1807 proteins in 277 species: Archae - 0; Bacteria - 0; Metazoa - 736; Fungi - 347; Plants - 385; Viruses - 0; Other Eukaryotes - 339 (source: NCBI BLink).), whose product MSTTTRITLVMNLLPLLFSVALVGSVQCTVPLRSFKISENVTYDCIDIYKQPGLDHSLLKNHTIQMKPSLSRHELKNQTSNNKTYKKDIECPYGTIPVLRNTKEFNTKAQLLAAKYFNPLSADSPGTHIAGVKQHGGPYHGIEAKFNAYNLNIGEDQASYSQMYLGSGHYGEVNFISTGMMINPGIFGDGRLWTYGFWMGKGGKGCYNMACPGFVQVSNVVPLVKPMYLKPGEPASLQWAIHQDEQTRNWWIIQMSPYTYIGYWPKELFYLMDNGATMVGVGGVVQASPSGLSPPMGNGKFPAKGPLRSAMFSNVDVLYSKYEKGKINAFPIVELLDSSRCYGLRIGKRVRFWTSPLGYFFNYGGPGGISCGV is encoded by the exons atgtCTACAACAACTAGGATCACTCTTGTTATGAATCTTTTGCCTCTTTTGTTCTCAGTAGCTCTAGTTGGTTCGGTTCAATGTACGGTGCCTCTCAGATCCTTCAAG ATAAGTGAAAATGTGACATACGATTGCAtagatatttataaacaacCAGGACTTGATCATTCCTTGCTCAAAAACCACACAAtccag atGAAACCATCATTATCAAGACATGAGCTAAAGAATCAAActagcaacaacaaaacatataagaaGGACATAGAATGTCCATATGGAACTATTCCTGTATTgagaaacacaaaagaatTCAACACCAAAGCCCAACTCTTGGCTGCCAAGTATTTCAATCCGTTATCAGCTGATAGCCCTGGAACACAT ATCGCTGGGGTAAAGCAACACGGTGGTCCATATCATGGTATAGAAGCTAAGTTTAATGCATATAACCTAAACATTGGAGAAGATCAAGCCTCATATAGTCAAATGTATTTAGGCAGTGGACATTATGGCGAAGTCAATTTCATTTCAACGGGGATGATG ATAAATCCAGGCATTTTTGGTGACGGACGTCTTTGGACATATGGATTTTGGATG GGTAAAGGTGGAAAAGGATGTTATAACATGGCATGTCCAGGGTTTGTTCAAGTATCGAATGTGGTTCCCTTAGTCAAACCCATGTACCTTAAGCCAGGGGAGCCTGCATCGTTGCAATGGGCCATCCATCAa GATGAACAAACACGAAACTGGTGGATTATACAAATGTCGCCTTATACATATATCGGTTATTGGCCAAAAGAGCTATTTTACCTTATGGATAATGGTGCTACTATGGTTGGAGTTGGAGGTGTAGTTCAGGCTTCACCTTCTGGTTTAAGCCCTCCAATGGGTAATGGTAAATTTCCGGCAAAAGGTCCTTTGAGATCAGCCATGTTTTCCAATGTTGATGTCTTATATTCCAAGTATGAGAAAGGTAAAATAAATGCGTTTCCTATAGTGGAGTTGCTAGATAGTAGTAGATGTTATGGGCTACGAATTGGTAAGAGAGTTCGATTTTGGACTAGTCCACTCGGATACTTTTTCAATTATGGTGGTCCTGGAGGAATCTCTTGTGGAGTTTGA
- a CDS encoding GTP binding Elongation factor Tu family protein (GTP binding Elongation factor Tu family protein; FUNCTIONS IN: calmodulin binding, translation elongation factor activity; INVOLVED IN: translational elongation; LOCATED IN: mitochondrion, nucleus, plasma membrane, vacuole, cytoplasm; EXPRESSED IN: 6 plant structures; EXPRESSED DURING: L mature pollen stage, M germinated pollen stage, seed development stages; CONTAINS InterPro DOMAIN/s: Translation elongation factor EFTu/EF1A, C-terminal (InterPro:IPR004160), Translation elongation factor EFTu/EF1A, domain 2 (InterPro:IPR004161), Translation elongation factor EF1A/initiation factor IF2gamma, C-terminal (InterPro:IPR009001), Protein synthesis factor, GTP-binding (InterPro:IPR000795), Translation elongation/initiation factor/Ribosomal, beta-barrel (InterPro:IPR009000), Translation elongation factor EF1A, eukaryotic/archaeal (InterPro:IPR004539); BEST Arabidopsis thaliana protein match is: GTP binding Elongation factor Tu family protein (TAIR:AT1G07940.2); Has 1807 Blast hits to 1807 proteins in 277 species: Archae - 0; Bacteria - 0; Metazoa - 736; Fungi - 347; Plants - 385; Viruses - 0; Other Eukaryotes - 339 (source: NCBI BLink).) — MGKEKFHINIVVIGHVDSGKSTTTGHLIYKLGGIDKRVIERFEKEAAEMNKRSFKYAWVLDKLKAERERGITIDIALWKFETTKYYCTVIDAPGHRDFIKNMITGTSQADCAVLIIDSTTGGFEAGISKDGQTREHALLAFTLGVKQMICCCNKMDATTPKYSKARYDEIIKEVSSYLKKVGYNPDKIPFVPISGFEGDNMIERSTNLDWYKGPTLLEALDQINEPKRPSDKPLRLPLQDVYKIGGIGTVPVGRVETGMIKPGMVVTFAPTGLTTEVKSVEMHHESLLEALPGDNVGFNVKNVAVKDLKRGYVASNSKDDPAKGAANFTSQVIIMNHPGQIGNGYAPVLDCHTSHIAVKFSEILTKIDRRSGKEIEKEPKFLKNGDAGMVKMTPTKPMVVETFSEYPPLGRFAVRDMRQTVAVGVIKSVDKKDPTGAKVTKAAVKKGAK; from the exons ATGGGTAAAGAGAAGTTTCACATTAACATTGTGGTCATTGGTCATGTTGATTCTGGAAAATCGACCACAACTGGTCACTTGATCTATAAGCTTGGTGGTATTGACAAGCGTGTCATCGAGAGGTTCGAGAAGGAGGCTGCTGAGATGAACAAGAGGTCCTTCAAGTACGCATGGGTGTTGGACAAACTTAAGGCCGAGCGTGAGCGTGGTATTACCATCGATATTGCTCTATGGAAGTTCGAGACCACCAAGTACTACTGCACAGTCATTGATGCCCCAGGACATCGTGATTTCATCAAGAACATGATTACTGGTACCTCCCAGGCTGATTGTGCTGTTCTTATCATTGACTCCACCACTGGAGGTTTTGAGGCTGGTATCTCTAAGGATGGTCAGACCCGTGAGCACGCTCTTCTTGCTTTCACCCTTGGTGTCAAGCAGATGATTTGCTGTTGTAACAAG ATGGATGCCACCACCCCCAAATACTCCAAGGCTAGGTACGATGAAATCATCAAGGAGGTGTCTTCATACCTGAAGAAGGTCGGATACAACCCTGACAAAATCCCATTTGTGCCAATCTCTGGATTCGAGGGAGACAACATGATTGAGAGGTCAACCAACCTTGACTGGTACAAGGGACCAACTCTTCTTGAGGCTCTTGACCAGATCAACGAGCCCAAGAGGCCATCAGACAAGCCCCTTCGTCTTCCACTTCAGGATGTCTACAAGATTGGTGGTATTGGAACGGTGCCAGTGGGACGTGTTGAGACTGGTATGATCAAGCCTGGTATGGTTGTTACCTTTGCTCCCACAGGGTTGACCACTGAGGTTAAGTCTGTTGAGATGCACCACGAGTCTCTTCTTGAGGCACTTCCCGGTGACAATGTTGGATTCAATGTCAAGAATGTTGCTGTCAAGGATCTTAAGAGAGGATACGTTGCCTCTAACTCCAAGGATGATCCAGCTAAGGGTGCCGCCAACTTCACCTCCCAGGTCATCATCATGAACCACCCTGGTCAGATTGGTAACGGTTACGCCCCAGTTCTCGATTGCCACACCTCTCACATTGCAGTCAAGTTCTCTGAGATCTTGACCAAGATTGACAGGCGTTCTGGTAAGGAGATTGAGAAGGAGCCCAAGTTTTTGAAGAATGGTGACGCTGGTATGGTTAAGATGACCCCAACCAAGCCCATGGTTGTTGAGACTTTCTCCGAGTACCCACCTTTGGGACGTTTCGCTGTTAGGGACATGAGGCAGACCGTTGCTGTTGGTGTTATTAAGAGCGTGGACAAGAAGGACCCAACTGGAGCCAAGGTCACCAAGGCTGCAGTGAAGAAGGGTGCCAAATGA
- a CDS encoding uncharacterized protein (unknown protein; Has 35333 Blast hits to 34131 proteins in 2444 species: Archae - 798; Bacteria - 22429; Metazoa - 974; Fungi - 991; Plants - 531; Viruses - 0; Other Eukaryotes - 9610 (source: NCBI BLink).), which yields MLSTTLSGNYGFPLCISGITQQLSLSKEMADHDKRRKVIQRRRRSEGKHEYKSHGEEDVERLQENEDVRDLVALLQDLGLWSFSSHTAKAA from the exons atgcTGTCTACAACTCTTAGTGGTAACTATGGCTTCCCTCTGTGCATCTCTGGGATCACTCAGCAATTAAGTCTGTCCAAAGA AATGGCAGATCATGACAAGAGAAGGAAGGTGATACAGAGGAGAAGGAGATCAGAAGGTAAACATGAGTACAAGAGccatggtgaagaagatgtgGAGAGGCTTCAAGAGAATGAAGATGTTAGAGATCTAGTTGCTTTACTACAAGATCTAGGCTTGTGGAGCTTTTCTTCTCACACAGCCAAAGCTGCTTag
- a CDS encoding uncharacterized protein (unknown protein; Has 35333 Blast hits to 34131 proteins in 2444 species: Archae - 798; Bacteria - 22429; Metazoa - 974; Fungi - 991; Plants - 531; Viruses - 0; Other Eukaryotes - 9610 (source: NCBI BLink).), protein MADHDKRRKVIQRRRRSEGKHEYKSHGEEDVERLQENEDVRDLVALLQDLGLWSFSSHTAKAA, encoded by the coding sequence ATGGCAGATCATGACAAGAGAAGGAAGGTGATACAGAGGAGAAGGAGATCAGAAGGTAAACATGAGTACAAGAGccatggtgaagaagatgtgGAGAGGCTTCAAGAGAATGAAGATGTTAGAGATCTAGTTGCTTTACTACAAGATCTAGGCTTGTGGAGCTTTTCTTCTCACACAGCCAAAGCTGCTTag